The following is a genomic window from Balneolales bacterium ANBcel1.
ATATTCCTTCACCTTCACGGTCTTCGTCCGTAGCCAGAATCAGCTCATCAGCCTCCTTGATCAGCTTCTTGAGCCGGGTGACGGTTTTCTTTTTCTGGGGTGAAATGACATACAACGGCTCATAGTCGTTGTCAACGTCAATCCCGAGTGTCGCCCACTTGTTTTTTTTCAGCTTTGCAGGTATCTCCCTGGCCGATGCCGGCAGATCGCGGATGTGGCCGTTGCAGGAATCCACGGTAATGGATTTCGGCAAAAACTTCTTGATGGTTTTTGCTTTGGTAGGTGACTCGACAATGATAAGCGATTTCATGCGCGATTATTTAAGAATTAGAAACAGCTTTCCAGAATACAGAAATCTGCAGACAAATAAATCAGCCAACTTCTCCATGATGGACTCGGAAGAGAGCCGCATCCCCGCATGCCGGCGCACCGCTTGTGGTCACCCGATAACAGCCTGCTCTGCTCAGGACTGAATTTCATCGATTGTCCGCAGCACTTCGGCGGCATGGTCTGCCGTATCGATCTTTTCGATCACGGCCTGAACGGTTCCGTCTGTATCTATAAAATACGCCGAGCGGGACGGACCTGTAAACGTCTTGCCATACATTTTCTTCTCGACAAGAGAATCGGTTGCCCGGGCAAACCGGTGCTCGGGATCGGAGGCAAGAAGATAGTTAATTCCCAGTTTTTCAGCGTAGTTTTTGTGGGATCGGCAGGTGTCTTTACTGATAGCAATCAACCGGTACCCCTTCTGGGCGATACTCGCTGCCTTTTCCGCAAGACTGCTGTTCTGCCGATCACAACCGCTGGTGTTGTTTTTCATGTAGACCGATACGACCACCGGCCTGTCCAGCAAATCGGAAAAAGCGACACTTTTCTGCTGCTCTCCATCCAGAATTTCAATGGTGAAAGAGGTATCCAGCTTCTCTCCTTTTTTAATCATCTCGTTTTATGGTTTGGCGTGACTGTTTCAAACGGTTACTCCGATCATATCCAATCATCTAAAACCATTGAATCGTTCCTGTCCGGCTTTTTCTACTCAGCGCTGCAATGTTTTCTTTGCGCATTCATAGATATCGAATATGCCCGCATCCGTCACAGAATAATACACGTACCGGCCCTCCTTCCGAAATGTTATTATCCCGTTTTTCCGTAACAACGACAGATGCTTGGACACATTGGCCTGACATGCTCCGGTTGCCTCTACCAGACCGTTTACAGACTGCTCCTTCGATCTGAGTGCAAACAAAAGCCGCAGCCTCATCGGCTCCGCCATCAACTTCAGACGGGCAGCTACATCCTCAAACATACTGCTGTCATCATTAAGACTTGAACTGCTCATAATCCTTACAATCTAAATTTCTGTTTCTCCAATGATCAATCAGCCGGCAACTCCGCTCCTGATTACAATAATTAAAAAATACTAACAAAACCAGCCTGACAAGAGCTGCGTTGCCGCCGGAACTACAGCAATGATTGTGCCGAATACTCATTATTTATCATTGCAACAGGTTTTCGTGTGCGGTTTCCCTCTCAGTTGTGTACTTTACATCCATTCCTTCCACCGATTTTTTCTACGGATCAGAACAACCGCCTATGTCCGAT
Proteins encoded in this region:
- a CDS encoding redoxin domain-containing protein, with the protein product MIKKGEKLDTSFTIEILDGEQQKSVAFSDLLDRPVVVSVYMKNNTSGCDRQNSSLAEKAASIAQKGYRLIAISKDTCRSHKNYAEKLGINYLLASDPEHRFARATDSLVEKKMYGKTFTGPSRSAYFIDTDGTVQAVIEKIDTADHAAEVLRTIDEIQS